In Ruminiclostridium papyrosolvens DSM 2782, the following proteins share a genomic window:
- a CDS encoding phospholipid carrier-dependent glycosyltransferase encodes MKTYFKNFSDFFSHLKMPGFATMMLSVIILFLIGIGIWGFLRIRNIQKGNLIITEYGLLNDERERKPLIKLIKKDYIIMLVMTLIYAIPAIYNLGGFKIPETPWAPADKNDGFVVDLGRDVEVTKVMLYQGYNEEKYDGTKFNINFLNSNGTYTASEALEKSGFFSWKVSTKEFKTSKIQIIADKPGAAINELAVFEKGSNKPFKVRSITPVEQVTKNTTKSPDGKAYKLSNLLDEQDRVDFYTLSSTSTYFDEVFYPRTALDFIHKVHPFERTHPPLGKYFVMIGMLIFGVNPFGWRIIGTLFGVAMIPLMYLFGYKIFKNRFLAFCTAFLMMFDFMHFVQTRISTIDVYVTFFVILMYYYIYDYFVKKSYKAGFKKSLMPLFLCGLIFGIGIATKWIAMYAAVGIFLIVVIAKLDEIVYYMAYKKSGLSSDLFSKFWTKYFIKTALMCVVFFIIIPGIIYFASYTSIMQVPGNGVKEFFNNQSYMYSFHNDLNAKHDYSSQWFEWPIMTKPIWFYGSKSLAAEKLTSSIICMGNPLIWWISIPSLITGIIVAVKRKDKYMLVPIFGALFQYIPWMVVRRMAFIYHYFSVVPFLIIIIVYLIKVFMELGGNSKKIVYTYLALTAILFIMYFPILSGMIVPRWYASMLQLFPGWSFRY; translated from the coding sequence TTGAAAACGTATTTTAAGAATTTTTCTGATTTTTTTTCGCATTTAAAAATGCCCGGCTTTGCGACAATGATGTTGAGTGTAATTATTTTATTTCTTATTGGAATAGGGATATGGGGGTTTTTACGAATCCGCAATATTCAAAAAGGTAATTTGATAATTACTGAATACGGATTACTGAACGATGAAAGAGAAAGAAAGCCTTTAATTAAGCTTATAAAAAAAGATTACATTATTATGCTTGTTATGACTTTAATATACGCGATTCCGGCAATTTACAACCTCGGAGGGTTTAAGATACCTGAAACTCCCTGGGCCCCCGCAGATAAAAATGACGGGTTTGTTGTAGATCTGGGAAGAGATGTAGAAGTTACAAAAGTTATGCTTTATCAGGGATATAATGAAGAAAAATATGACGGTACCAAGTTTAATATCAATTTTTTAAATTCCAACGGTACATATACAGCTTCTGAGGCTCTTGAAAAATCCGGCTTTTTTTCATGGAAGGTATCTACCAAGGAATTTAAAACAAGTAAAATTCAAATTATAGCCGATAAACCCGGAGCTGCAATTAACGAACTGGCAGTTTTTGAAAAAGGCTCAAATAAGCCTTTTAAAGTTAGAAGCATTACACCGGTGGAGCAAGTAACAAAAAACACTACAAAAAGTCCTGACGGTAAGGCTTATAAGTTAAGTAATTTGCTTGATGAACAGGATAGAGTTGATTTTTATACCCTCTCCTCCACCAGCACCTATTTTGATGAAGTATTCTATCCGAGGACTGCTCTTGATTTCATTCATAAGGTACATCCCTTCGAAAGAACACATCCTCCTCTGGGAAAATATTTCGTTATGATTGGGATGCTTATTTTTGGAGTAAACCCTTTTGGCTGGAGAATTATCGGTACATTATTCGGAGTAGCTATGATTCCCCTCATGTACCTGTTTGGATATAAAATTTTCAAAAATAGATTTCTTGCATTTTGCACGGCCTTTTTGATGATGTTTGACTTTATGCATTTTGTTCAGACCAGGATATCTACAATAGACGTCTATGTTACCTTCTTTGTTATTTTAATGTACTACTATATTTACGATTACTTTGTCAAAAAGTCTTACAAAGCCGGCTTTAAGAAATCCCTAATGCCACTGTTTCTCTGTGGCCTGATATTCGGTATAGGTATTGCAACCAAATGGATAGCAATGTATGCTGCTGTGGGGATTTTCCTTATAGTGGTTATTGCTAAACTCGATGAAATTGTTTACTATATGGCATATAAAAAGAGCGGTCTTTCCTCCGATTTATTCAGTAAATTCTGGACTAAGTACTTTATTAAAACCGCCTTAATGTGCGTTGTATTTTTTATTATAATACCCGGCATCATTTATTTTGCTTCCTATACTTCCATAATGCAGGTTCCGGGGAATGGTGTCAAAGAGTTTTTTAACAATCAGTCGTATATGTACAGCTTTCACAACGACTTGAATGCTAAACATGATTATTCGTCTCAGTGGTTTGAATGGCCCATTATGACCAAGCCTATATGGTTTTACGGTTCAAAATCACTTGCAGCCGAAAAATTAACTTCCAGTATAATATGTATGGGGAATCCTTTAATCTGGTGGATTAGCATACCATCACTAATTACAGGAATAATTGTTGCGGTTAAGAGAAAAGACAAATACATGCTAGTTCCTATTTTCGGTGCTTTATTTCAATATATTCCGTGGATGGTAGTGCGTAGAATGGCATTTATATATCATTACTTTTCAGTTGTTCCTTTTCTTATAATTATCATAGTGTACTTAATCAAAGTATTTATGGAGCTTGGAGGAAACTCCAAAAAGATTGTATATACTTATCTGGCATTGACAGCCATATTATTTATTATGTATTTTCCAATTTTATCAGGTATGATTGTGCCCAGATGGTACGCGAGTATGCTGCAGTTGTTCCCGGGTTGGAGTTTCAGGTATTAA
- the dapF gene encoding diaminopimelate epimerase, with amino-acid sequence MKFTKMQGLGNDYIYVDCTKNIIDNPSVVSKKVSDRHFGIGSDGLVLIMKSDIADFRMRMFNSDGSESEMCGNAIRCVGKYVFDNGLTDKKNLTIETLAGIKVLDLKIEDNKVVQVRVDMGEPILESKQIPVDSEKDRFISESVEVDGYNYKVTAVSMGNPHAITYVDDTASFPLYEVGPKMETHKLFPKKINAEFVEVIDRTTLKMRVWERGAGETLACGTGASAVLVASVLNGLSERAATIKLLGGDLIIEWSEKDNHVYMTGPAEKVFEGEIEI; translated from the coding sequence ATGAAATTTACAAAAATGCAGGGACTTGGAAACGACTATATATATGTGGATTGCACAAAAAATATAATTGATAATCCATCAGTAGTATCTAAAAAAGTAAGTGACAGACATTTCGGAATAGGCTCAGACGGATTGGTACTAATAATGAAATCGGATATAGCTGACTTTAGAATGAGAATGTTTAATTCAGACGGCTCAGAATCTGAGATGTGTGGAAATGCTATACGTTGTGTTGGAAAATATGTGTTTGATAACGGACTGACAGACAAAAAGAATCTGACAATAGAAACCTTGGCGGGAATAAAGGTGCTTGACTTAAAGATTGAAGATAACAAAGTAGTACAGGTAAGAGTTGATATGGGAGAACCAATATTAGAGTCAAAACAAATACCTGTTGACAGTGAAAAGGATAGATTTATATCTGAGAGTGTAGAGGTTGATGGATACAACTATAAGGTTACAGCCGTATCCATGGGTAATCCCCATGCCATAACATATGTAGATGATACAGCAAGTTTTCCTTTATATGAAGTGGGACCCAAGATGGAAACACATAAATTGTTTCCCAAAAAGATAAATGCTGAATTCGTTGAGGTAATAGACAGAACTACACTGAAAATGAGAGTGTGGGAAAGAGGAGCAGGCGAGACCCTTGCTTGCGGAACAGGTGCCAGCGCTGTACTTGTAGCTTCAGTACTGAATGGTTTATCTGAAAGAGCTGCCACAATAAAACTCCTTGGAGGCGACTTAATTATTGAATGGTCAGAAAAGGACAATCACGTTTATATGACAGGTCCTGCGGAAAAGGTATTTGAAGGAGAGATAGAAATTTAA
- a CDS encoding LL-diaminopimelate aminotransferase encodes MAIVNENHLKLPGNYLFAEIGKRVAAFKEHNPSADIIRLGIGDVTRPLPMACIDAMHKAVDDMSRIESFKGYPEYEGYDFLINKIVENDYKKRGITVGVDEVFVSDGAKSDTANIQELFGLNSRIAVTDPVYPVYVDSNVMAGRTGEYIDGKWTNVTYLPCTSENGFVPELPKEKVDLIYLCLPNNPTGTTLTKEQLKVWVDYAAKNKSIILFDSAYEAFISEKDVPHSIYEIEGAKEVAIEFRSFSKTAGFTGTRCAYMVIPKELKAYTADGSEIGLNRLWYRRQATKFNGVSYIVQRGAEAVYSEEGQKQVKETISYYLSNAAIIKNGLESIGIKVFGGVNAPYIWMQTPNGMDSWVFFDKLLSEANIVGTPGVGFGPSGQGYFRLTAFGSRENTQAAVERFKTRLKV; translated from the coding sequence ATGGCAATAGTTAATGAAAATCACTTAAAACTACCCGGAAATTATTTGTTTGCAGAAATTGGTAAAAGGGTTGCAGCATTCAAGGAGCACAACCCCAGTGCGGATATTATAAGGCTTGGAATCGGAGATGTAACTCGTCCCCTTCCTATGGCATGTATAGATGCAATGCATAAGGCTGTTGACGATATGTCCAGAATAGAGAGCTTCAAAGGCTACCCTGAGTATGAGGGATACGATTTCCTCATAAATAAGATAGTTGAGAATGATTATAAAAAAAGAGGAATCACAGTTGGAGTCGATGAAGTATTTGTAAGCGATGGTGCAAAAAGTGATACAGCAAATATTCAGGAACTCTTCGGATTAAATTCAAGAATAGCAGTTACAGACCCGGTTTATCCTGTTTATGTTGACTCTAACGTTATGGCAGGAAGAACTGGAGAATATATTGATGGAAAATGGACTAACGTAACCTACCTGCCATGTACTTCTGAAAACGGATTTGTTCCGGAACTTCCAAAAGAAAAAGTGGATCTTATATATCTGTGTCTGCCAAACAATCCTACAGGAACTACACTTACAAAGGAACAATTAAAAGTATGGGTTGATTATGCGGCAAAAAACAAGTCCATAATATTATTTGATTCTGCATATGAAGCCTTCATCAGCGAAAAGGATGTTCCCCACAGTATATACGAGATAGAAGGAGCAAAAGAAGTAGCTATAGAATTCAGAAGTTTTTCAAAGACTGCAGGGTTTACAGGAACAAGATGTGCGTATATGGTAATACCAAAGGAATTGAAAGCTTATACTGCCGATGGCAGTGAAATAGGACTCAACAGACTTTGGTACAGAAGACAGGCAACAAAATTCAACGGAGTATCCTATATAGTACAGCGAGGAGCAGAAGCTGTATATTCAGAAGAAGGTCAAAAGCAGGTAAAGGAAACAATATCTTATTATTTATCAAATGCGGCAATAATAAAAAATGGCTTAGAGAGCATCGGAATAAAGGTTTTTGGAGGAGTAAATGCTCCGTATATCTGGATGCAGACTCCAAATGGTATGGATTCTTGGGTGTTCTTTGATAAACTTCTAAGTGAGGCCAATATTGTAGGGACTCCCGGAGTAGGTTTTGGCCCTAGCGGACAGGGATATTTCAGACTTACTGCATTTGGAAGCAGGGAAAATACACAGGCAGCTGTGGAGAGATTTAAAACAAGGCTCAAGGTTTAA
- a CDS encoding uracil-DNA glycosylase → MLNWDQLNSTCSNCRNCDLAGTRTNIVIGRGNPSAPIMFIGEGPGEQEDIQGLPFVGPAGQLLETLLEALKFKPDEYYIANVVKCRPPNNRVPNEEEAEKCLPYLRNQVSLIRPRIIVCLGSTAAKYVVARDIKITKIRGQWIERKKFWIMPTFHPAALLRDQSKKELLFKDIKEVKKKINQLESEESGG, encoded by the coding sequence TTGTTGAACTGGGATCAGCTTAATTCTACATGTTCTAATTGTAGAAATTGCGACCTTGCCGGAACCAGAACAAATATAGTAATAGGAAGAGGAAATCCAAGTGCCCCAATAATGTTCATAGGCGAAGGACCGGGAGAGCAGGAGGATATTCAGGGATTACCCTTTGTCGGTCCGGCAGGACAGCTTTTAGAAACATTACTTGAGGCTCTGAAGTTTAAACCTGATGAATACTATATTGCTAACGTAGTGAAATGCAGGCCACCCAATAACAGGGTGCCAAATGAGGAAGAAGCAGAAAAATGTCTGCCATATTTAAGAAATCAGGTATCCTTAATAAGACCACGGATAATAGTATGTCTTGGCAGTACTGCGGCAAAATATGTAGTAGCCAGGGATATTAAAATAACAAAAATACGCGGACAGTGGATAGAAAGAAAGAAATTCTGGATTATGCCTACATTTCATCCGGCAGCATTATTAAGAGATCAAAGTAAAAAAGAATTATTATTTAAAGATATAAAGGAAGTAAAAAAGAAAATAAATCAACTTGAGAGCGAAGAGTCCGGAGGCTAA
- a CDS encoding uracil-DNA glycosylase, translating to MVKNEMQNSLEQLCCQYVQEFKHKEIVLGHGCIDSPVVIIGEAPGKDEVKQGKPFVGAAGKNLNEFIEVLEISRDDLYITNAIKYRLGRLNPKTDRIVNRPATMKDIKENQIWLHKEIHLIKPHIIVTLGNVPLKAITSNFGISIGDMHGKLHECNLSGKVYKLFPLYHPASIIYNRALKAVYKQDMIMLKQEVNKLELNLSKKELALDKGANNKEKYT from the coding sequence TTGGTTAAGAATGAGATGCAAAACAGCTTAGAACAACTATGCTGTCAATATGTACAAGAATTTAAACATAAAGAAATAGTGCTTGGACATGGATGTATTGACAGTCCCGTTGTTATAATCGGAGAAGCACCCGGGAAAGATGAAGTTAAACAAGGAAAGCCATTTGTAGGTGCAGCAGGGAAAAACCTCAATGAATTTATAGAGGTATTAGAAATAAGCAGAGACGATTTGTATATAACAAATGCAATAAAGTACAGACTTGGCAGATTAAATCCTAAAACCGATAGGATTGTTAACAGACCTGCAACAATGAAGGATATTAAGGAAAACCAGATATGGCTGCATAAAGAGATACATTTAATAAAACCTCATATTATTGTTACCCTTGGCAATGTACCGCTAAAAGCTATAACAAGTAATTTTGGTATTTCAATCGGAGATATGCATGGAAAATTGCACGAATGTAATTTATCAGGAAAGGTATACAAGCTATTTCCGCTATACCATCCTGCAAGTATTATATATAACAGAGCACTTAAAGCTGTTTATAAGCAGGACATGATTATGCTTAAACAAGAAGTTAATAAACTGGAATTAAACCTTAGTAAAAAGGAATTAGCATTGGACAAAGGTGCGAATAATAAAGAAAAATATACCTAA